DNA from Prosthecobacter vanneervenii:
TGGGCCGTCAATCCTGCGTTCATGGTGCAGCTTCAACAACCGGAACACGCTGCGCAGCCCCTCATCCTCCTCACTCATTGCGATGATCGCGTCATCGGCGGCCTCTTCGCCGAAACCCAGCTCTCCTGGCTGCGCATCTCCATCATGTCAGTTCATCCCGAACACCGCTCCAAAGGCATCGGCGCCGCCCTGCTAGCAGAAGCCGAACGTCTCGCCTACGAACGCGGTTGCAAACACGCCTATGTCGACACCATGGACTACCAGGCCCCGCAGTTTTATCTCTCCAACGGCTTCAAACAAGTCGGCCACATCCCAGACTGGGACTCGCACGGTCACTCCAAGCTCTATTTCACCAAACAGCTTCCTCTGCATCCCCCTGCTGAGAAAGGGTTGTGATACCACACACTATTAGAAAACTGTCTCCTCAAGGCCCCGCCTTCCTTCAGCACCAAAGGTGCGGCCTATCGCAGCCCAGGGCAAAGCGAGCCTGCGCGAGCGCCGCCCTGGGTGATTCGCAAACAAACAGGGAAGCAAACCCAGCACTTTCGCCACACGCCGCGCTCTCCAGCAGCGTCTGCACGCACCACCGCAGCCGCCACCATCGTTCGCACACTCACCAAATCCTCGCACGCCTCTCCACTCCGCCTCCCCATCCCATCCGCTCCTCATGCCCGCACTTCACACACCCGTGGACTTCTGCGCCCCCCGTCTCCACTGCACCCGCACAGTCACCATAGTCCATCTCCGGCAGCATCTCCACTCTTCCCCAGCCAGGCGTGCGGCATTTCGGGCACAGCGCAGCCAGCCGCTCCGCCAGCCTGCCCCCCAGCTCCGCAATCACCTCCATCCGCGTGGGGTTGAACATCGCACGCATGTCTGTCTCCACCCAGGCCTTCCGGTCGGCGGAATGTTTCACGCACTCTCGGAACGCCGACTCCAGCGCCCCCTCTGAATCCACCCCCTTGAACACCAGCGTTGGATCAACGCTCCGATTCGGACGCAGGATCAGGCCATGCGTCGGAAACAGCGCCTTCGCCGCAAACTCCCTCAGTTCCTCCATCGATCCCACGGCCTTCATGGCGAAATTCGTTTTCGCACTCAGGCACGAGAGATGCAGTTGAAACCCATGCTTTCGGTCGATGAAATACAGCACTTCAAAATCGCTGGCTCTTCCCGGGAGAAATGGATGCGGCCCAAAGCTGCCTTCACTCGCCAGGGCAAATTTCACCTTCTCTCCCAGTCGCCTCAGCGACATCTGACACTTGCGCCGCGCACACTCGATCGCGTTTCCCGCGCGCGAGCCTGTGCTCGAAAAGCTGCCCAGCAGATCGGTGTCCACCGGACATTCGATCATGCTCGCCTTCAGGGTGTTCCAGAAGGGCGCGGAGAGCGCACCGGACTTCGCATGCTTCGTGCTCAGCACGATGCAGCTCCCCTCATAGGCCCGGCACAGTGTCACAGGGCGGGTTTCCATGTCAGATCCCGGTTGAGATAGTAGGTTGTGCGGTCATCCGGCTCGATGCAGGCCATCTGCACCCACCCGTTGCCAAACAGCTTCTGCAGCACCGCTTGCGCCTGGATGATGCTGTCCAGCATCGTGCGCGGCGCATACACCACCGCCATCAACCTTTGCGGCTCATGGTAGGCTTCCTCGTCGCTAAGATGCACTGACTGCAGCGGCAGCCCCGTCATCAGGTCGCTCGCGTTCCCCTGCATGATCCCCATTTTCCCCGTGATGTTTTTCGTGATCTTGCTGCCCCCGCCATACGCCACGTTGTCCAGCGTGGAGAAGAGGTATTGCGTGTTGATCCACTCGGCCACCACCATCGGTGCCGTCAGGATCACCGTCAGCGCCCGCCCCTCGCTGTCCTGTGTGTAGTCATAGGAGTGCAGAAAGCACCGCCCCTCTAGGTTCACCCCGGCGGTGATGTCACGTGGCGCCACGATGAAGGCGGCGTTTCTCGCCAGCCCCCATTCAGGCCGGACCTGCGCCCAGTCCTGCGCCCGCAGCCAGGCATGGTGCGCGTTTCCATTCTTCACCTTCATCTGCTTCAGCCTCTCGGCGCTGTTGATCTGCCGCGCCTTTTCCAGGTCCTCCCGCAGCTTCTGGATCGCAGCGTCATTGGCATCGCCGAAGAGGGTCACTTCGTCCGTCGTCGTGTTGTGCTCGGCTGCATGGAAGCGCGTCCCTTCCGGGATCTCGATCCCCTGCTTCGCCAGATGGCTCCGCACCTCGGCGCGGTTCATGATCCCCGCCAGGATCCGCGCGTTGCTCGCCCCATGCCGCCCGCCGCAGGCTCCGCAGTCCAGCGCCGTGGCATACGCGTTGTTCTGCGTCGTGCTCCCATGCCCGCAGAAGACCACCACCGGCGCAAAGGAGTGCGTCAGCCCCATCGTCCGCAGCGCCCCTTCCGCATACGCGCACTGCTCCGCCGTTGAGATGCTGTCCAGAGAGGGCTCCACTTCTGCTGGCTTCCGGATCATCCCGGACGCAGCAGTCCTGAGCTTCGTCGCAGCATGCGGTGCCAGGCTCCGCAGCCCCATCCACACACCGCTCGCCATCCCCATCGCCTCCACCAGCGCAAAGGGCGTGGTAAAGGTGTATTTCACAGACTGATACAGCCGCTTGAATCCGCTCAGCCTCTCATGGCCCTGGCGCTGCGCATGCAGTTCTTCATGCCCGCAGCAGCAGGGAGACTCCACCACCTCATGCTTCGGCGTCAGCAGCACCGGGCACGAGGCATGGGTGTCACCGGTCACCGCATCCGTGATCTTCACCGGCACGCCGAAGAATCCGGCAAACCCCAGCGTCTGGTAGTCCCCGGTGGACTCCAGTGCCCTCCGGAAAGGCTCGGAGCGCACGTCGATGCAGAACACCATCTGCGCCTTGGGCGCATGCGCCGGCTTGATTGGTTGCGCCGCCAGCTTGTCCAGCAGCGGCTTGCGGTATCCCTTCTCCGCCGCCTGCATCTTGACCAGCGGGCTCTCTGCCTTCTCAGCCTTTTTCAGCGCTTTGGCATGCCATTGCAGCAGTCCTTGCGCTTCCGGCCACAGCAGGCTGGTGATGACCAGCCGTATAGCCAGATAGTCCGTCTGTGTCACCGGGTGCGCATGGTCCGCCTCCAGCCCTGCCCATTCGGTCCGGTATTTCACATACGCCGCCCAGCCCGGCAGCGTCGTCAGCATCAGGGTCGCAAAGGTCGCCAGTTCGTCATCCTCGATGCCCAGCCTGTTCAGGCAGTCGGCCGCCGCCTCTTCCGCGCTCTCGGGCAGAGCCTTCAGCCTTGCCTGCTTGTCCTTGTTGTGGCCATGCAGCTTGCTGTCATGCACCGCCAGCTGCTTCCAGGCTGCATACAGCCCTTGGCTCCGCAGCGGCATGGCAATCGTCGCCTGCCCCTGGTCAAAGAAGGCCTGCAGCCATTTGATCGTCTCGCGATTCACCGCCAGCATCTCCTCCGGCAGGTCTGCTTGCTGAAAGCTCGCGGCTCCCGCTTTCAGCGCTTCCTCGATCGGCCGGTCCTCCAGACCTTGCAGCGGGTTCACCGCGATCAGGTTTTTCAGCGGCCAGAAGGGCGCTATTTTGCCAAACGCTTCTTTCGTCAGTTCGGCGGGGTGGGGTGGTTTTGTGGCAGTTTTCATGTCAGCTTTCAGTGGGTTCAGGGGTTTAGGCTCCTTGGATCGTCGGTTGATACTGGTAGTGGTTGCGGTGTGTCGTCACGGTGCTTGGGTGTGGCTGGCTGGCATTAAGTGCTGTGACATAATATTTGATGGCCCATTCATGGACTTGGCTGTCCGTCTTGTTGCGGCGCACCATCAGCATCGTCAGCCAGGCCGCTGCCAGCACCACGCATCCGGCGATGTGCAGCCCGTTCAGCGGCTGCGGCTTCATCAGCTCCATCGTCTCCATCTGCGCCACAATCAGGTGCACGCTTCCTCCGTAGGCCAGCCCGGCGCAGATCGCCGCCGCCAGCGCCAGCGGCAGCCCCTTCAGCGGCTGCTGCCTCAGCATCGGCAGCGCAAACTGGCTCGCCGCCAGGAAGGCCGCCACCATCAGCACCAGCGTCGAGTCACCGGCGCTCCAGGACTTGCCGCTCGCGTAGCCAAATCCCAGGCTGCCCACCACACCGCAGATCAGCGCGCAGATCAGGCTGAGCAACTTCGGCGGGTAGTTGGGGTCCAGCCTTTTCTCCTGCGCCGCGCCACCGCTCGCCAGGAAGAGGTAGGCTTTGAACATCCCATGCCACACCAGGTGTGCCACCGCAGCCGGGAACAGCCCCAGCCCGCACTGCGCCAGCATGAACCCCATCTGCCCCATCGTCGAGCAGGCCAGCATCCGCTTCACATCGCTCTGCATCAGCTTCCACAGCGTCCCCGCCAGCGCGGTGATGATTCCAGCCGCAAAGATCACGCTCAGCAGCCCGCTGTGCTTCAGGTAGAGCGGCGCAAACCTCGCCAGCAGAAACCCGCCCCCGTTCACCAGCCCCGCGTGCATGATCGCCGAGACCGGCGTCGGAGAGTTCAGCGAGCTCGTCAGCCACCGGTGGAAAGGCCAGATGGCCGACTGCGTCATCGCAGCCACCAGCAGCAGCACCAGTGCAGGAATGATGAGGCTGGACTCATTCGGCTTGTGCAGCAGCGCCTGGATGCTTGTTTCACCCGTCGCCTGGTAGAGCAGTCCAAAAGCGGCCGCCATGCACACCGCGCCCAGCGTATAGTTTTTCGCCGCCAGCACTCCGGAGGCCCGCGCCGCCCTCCAGCACGTCTTATGCACCATCAGCCGCACCAGCAGCAGGTTGCTCACCATCCATGCCACCAGCAGCACCACCAGGTGGTTCGCGCTCACCATCACCGCCAGGGTTGCCACCAGCAGCCCCAGCTGGATGAAGAAGGCGCGGTATCTCGTGTCCCCCTTCAGGTAGCGGCCGGCAAAGCTGCCGACACACACACCGATGAATACCACCAGCGCCACCATGATGGCGGCCAGGGGGTCCGGATACAGGAGGGCTTCAGCTTGTTCGTGCGTCATGTTCATGTGTGGGTATTAGTTTTTCTTGGCTTACACCGGACACATATTAGCCTTGATAATATAAGAAAAGATCATTATTCTTATACATCACATTAGCTCTTCTAATGATCTTCGACACCATCACCCTCCAATGCTTCATCGCCGTCGCTGAAACCGGCAGCTTCACCCGTGCCGCCGAGCGCGTCGGCAGAACCCAGTCGGCCATCAGCCAGCAGATGACCAAACTGGCCGCCCTGCTCGGAAAGCCTCTCTTCGTCAAAGGCAGGCAGTTCGGCCTCACGCCCGAGGGCGAAATCTTCCTCGGCTATGCCCGGCAGATCTTCGCTCTCCATCGCGAGGCGCTCGACCGCTTCACCACTCCCGAGCTCGAGGGCGAGGTGCGCTTCGGCCTGCCGGAAAACTTCGCCAGCGTTTACCTCTCCGAGGTGCTCGCCGATTTTTCACGCATTCACCCCCGCATCCTTCTCAACATCGAATGCGACCTCACGCTCAACCTCTTCGATCGCTTCAAAAAGAAGAAGTTCGATCTCGTGCTGGTCAAAATGAACCGGCCCGAAGACTTCCCCAACGGCCTCGATGTCTGGTCAGAGCCTCTCAAGTGGGTCGGAGACCCCATTCTCATCAACCGCAAAAAACCCGTCCCCCTCGTCCTCTCACCCGCGCCCTGCGTCTATCGCGCTTCCGCCATCAAAGCCCTCGAAAAAGCAGGCCGACCCTGGCGTCTCGTCTTTTCCAGCCCCAGCTACGCAGGCACCGTCGCCGCCGTCAAAGCAGGCATGGGCATCAGCGTCATGCCCCACACCATGATCCCCCCGGAACTGCAGGCCGTCGATGCCTCGCTCCTCCCAAAACTCGCCGACACCCACGTCTCCCTCCTGAAGCATCGCGCCGACAATCCCGCCATCAACACCCTGGAGGAATTCGTCCTCAAGCGCCTCAAGCACTGATAGGATGCTGACCGCTAGTTCCCGCCTTCCTCCACGTTCTCTTCTCACGATGAAACACCTCCTTCTTCTCCTTCTCGCCGTCACCCCCGTTCTTGCCCAGGACCTCGAAGCCCAGAAAAAGAAAGCCCTGGAAGCCGCTGCAAAAAGCCAGCTCGAAGTCCGTCTCGACCAGCCCTACGCCGGCACCGACAACCCCAAGCAGAAAGTCGATCTCTACCTCCCCAAAAAACGCAACACCGACAAGCCTCTCCCGGTCGTCGCCCTCATCCACGGCGGTGGCTGGGTGCATGGAGATCGCCTTGGCTACTCCGCAACCGCCATCCGCATCGCTCGCACCGGCGACTACGCCACCGTCGCCGTCGGCTATCGCCTCACCGAAGAAGCCCGCTGGCCTGCACAGGTTTACGACTGCAAGGCAGCCATCCGCTGGGTCCGCGCTCACGCTAAGGAGTTCAATCTCGATCCCGACAAAATTGCCGTCATGGGCAGCTCTGCAGGCGGCCATCTCTCCTCCCTCATCGGCACCAGTGGCGACGTCAAAGAACTCGAAGGCGACCTCGGCCCCAACACCGCCTTCAGCAGCCGCGTCCACTGCGTGGTCAACCACTGCGGCCCCGAAGATTTCACCCAGGCCCTCATGTTCGGCAAAGACAACCAGCCCACCCTCAATGACAACGCCGTGATTGGTCTTCTCGGTGGCAACTTCATGGAAAAGCACGCCGAAGCCGTCGCCGCCTCTCCCGTCACCTACGTCACCAAGGACGATCCCCCCTTCATCACCTTCCACGGCTCCGCCGACAAACGCGTCGCCTTCCTCCACGCCCAGGCCATCCACTCCGCCCTCCAAAAGGTCGGCGTTCCCTCCATCCTCATCCCCATCACCGACGGCGGCCACAGCTCCGTCAGCAACCCCGAGGTCGTCACCCGCTCCAAGCAGTTCATCGACAAAACCCTTCGCGGCATCGAAGTCACCATCGACCCCACCCCCATCCCCGCGCTCCCCGAAAAGCAAAAGTAGGCCCCATGTACACCCCCGCCCACTTCCAGATCGACGACCTCGGCACGCTCCACGCATTCATCCGGCGCCACAGCTTTGCCACCCTCGTTTCCCAGGAGGGCGGCGTCCCGCAGGCCACTCACCTGCCTTTTTTGCTGAATCCGACACAAAACACGCTCATTTCTCACATGGCGCGCGCCAATCCTCAGTGGCGTCATTTCACCTCGTCCGAGGTCCTCGTCATCTTCACCGGCCCCCACGCCTACATCTCCCCGGCCTGGTATGCCACCCAGCCCGCCGTCCCCACCTGGAACTACACCGCCGTGCATGCCTATGGCATCCCGCGCATCGTCACGCAGCACGATCGCTTTGCCCAGATGCTCCATGACCTCGTCGAATTCTACGAATCCGGCCGCCCTAACCGCTGGAATGGCCAGCTTCCCCCCGAATTCCGCGACGGTCTCATGAAAGGCATCGTCGGCATCGAGATCCAGATCACCCGCCTCGAAGGCAAGTTCAAGCTCAGCCAAAATCGTCCACAAGATGCGCCCGGAGTCATCGCCATGCTCGAAAAAAGCACCGATCAGACCGACCGCGAAACCGCCCAGATGACGAAGGAGTGCCTCTGATGTCCACCCACACCGCCACCATCCGCTGGAAAAACCAGGGCCCTGATTTCCTCAGCCGCCGTTATTCGCGCGAACATGCGCTCCATTTCGACGGCGGCGCTGTCATGCCAGGCTCCCCTTCGCCGCACATCGTGCCCGCCCCGTGGTCCAATCCCGCCGGCATCGACCCCGAGGAGCTGTTCGTCGCCTCTGTCTCCAGCTGCCACATGCTCTGGTTCCTCCACGTCGCCTGCGACGCCGGATTCCTCCCTGAAAGCTATGAAGACGCAGCAGAAGGCATCATGACGCAAAATGAGCGCGGCGTGCTCTGGATCAGCCGCATCACCCTGCATCCTAAAATCATCTGGGGTGGCGAAAAGCAGCCTTCTGCCACCGAAGTCGAGCACCTGCATCATCTTGCCCATGAGCAGTGCTTCATTGCCAATTCCATCAAGACAGACGTCATTGTTCAGCCAGAAAACTGACATGAAACCCCAGCCCGCCCCCCAGATTTTCGAAGGCCGCTTTGTCACCCTCACACCGCTGGATGTGGCTGCGGATGTGGCAGAACTCCACGCCATCTCGCATGTCGATGAAACCACACGCAAACTTTGGCGCTTCATGCCCCGCGGTCCTTTTTCCGATGTCGCAGAGCAGGCCGCCTTTCTCCGCGAATGGCAGGCCACGCCCAATGTCATCGCCTTCACCGTGCGCACGAGCGGCACCCACCAGCCCCTCGGCAGCATCTCGCTCATGAGCATCCGTGCCGAGCACGGCGTGGCAGAGCTCGGAAACATCTGGTACGCACCAGCAGCCCAGCGCACCAAGGCCAACACCGAATCCTGCTACCTGCTGCTGCGCTACTGCTTCGAAAAACTCGGCTATCGCCGCATGGAGTGGAAATGCGACGCACGCAATGAACCCAGCAGGAATGCAGCCCTCCGCCTCGGCTTCACCTTTGAAGGCATCTTCCGCCAGCACATGATCATCAAGGGCGAAAACCGCGACACCGCCTGGTTTGCCATGCTCGACCACGAATGGCCGCAAATCTCGGCAGCCATGCGCAAATGGTTGTATGTGGATGACTCAGTTTCCCTCGGGCGATTAATCGCAGAAAGTCGCAGCGTACAGTCAGGCGCATGAAGCACGCCCTTTTCCTCCTGCTGACCACCTCCATGGTTGTCGCCGCTGACCCAAAACCCAAGCCCGAATTTCAATACAAGACCGAAGGCATCCAGGTCAGCATTCCCACGGCAGATGAGCCCCGCGTGAAGGCATTCGGTCCCGACACCATCAAGGCCGCTGCCAAGTACCTCGATGACGGCGCCATCTGCTGGGTGCGTGAAAAGACCTGCGTCAACTGCCACACCACCGGCCCCTA
Protein-coding regions in this window:
- a CDS encoding LysR substrate-binding domain-containing protein, with the translated sequence MIFDTITLQCFIAVAETGSFTRAAERVGRTQSAISQQMTKLAALLGKPLFVKGRQFGLTPEGEIFLGYARQIFALHREALDRFTTPELEGEVRFGLPENFASVYLSEVLADFSRIHPRILLNIECDLTLNLFDRFKKKKFDLVLVKMNRPEDFPNGLDVWSEPLKWVGDPILINRKKPVPLVLSPAPCVYRASAIKALEKAGRPWRLVFSSPSYAGTVAAVKAGMGISVMPHTMIPPELQAVDASLLPKLADTHVSLLKHRADNPAINTLEEFVLKRLKH
- a CDS encoding alpha/beta hydrolase, with amino-acid sequence MKHLLLLLLAVTPVLAQDLEAQKKKALEAAAKSQLEVRLDQPYAGTDNPKQKVDLYLPKKRNTDKPLPVVALIHGGGWVHGDRLGYSATAIRIARTGDYATVAVGYRLTEEARWPAQVYDCKAAIRWVRAHAKEFNLDPDKIAVMGSSAGGHLSSLIGTSGDVKELEGDLGPNTAFSSRVHCVVNHCGPEDFTQALMFGKDNQPTLNDNAVIGLLGGNFMEKHAEAVAASPVTYVTKDDPPFITFHGSADKRVAFLHAQAIHSALQKVGVPSILIPITDGGHSSVSNPEVVTRSKQFIDKTLRGIEVTIDPTPIPALPEKQK
- a CDS encoding DUF6671 family protein, giving the protein METRPVTLCRAYEGSCIVLSTKHAKSGALSAPFWNTLKASMIECPVDTDLLGSFSSTGSRAGNAIECARRKCQMSLRRLGEKVKFALASEGSFGPHPFLPGRASDFEVLYFIDRKHGFQLHLSCLSAKTNFAMKAVGSMEELREFAAKALFPTHGLILRPNRSVDPTLVFKGVDSEGALESAFRECVKHSADRKAWVETDMRAMFNPTRMEVIAELGGRLAERLAALCPKCRTPGWGRVEMLPEMDYGDCAGAVETGGAEVHGCVKCGHEERMGWGGGVERRARIW
- a CDS encoding OsmC family protein, whose translation is MSTHTATIRWKNQGPDFLSRRYSREHALHFDGGAVMPGSPSPHIVPAPWSNPAGIDPEELFVASVSSCHMLWFLHVACDAGFLPESYEDAAEGIMTQNERGVLWISRITLHPKIIWGGEKQPSATEVEHLHHLAHEQCFIANSIKTDVIVQPEN
- a CDS encoding FMN-binding negative transcriptional regulator, producing MYTPAHFQIDDLGTLHAFIRRHSFATLVSQEGGVPQATHLPFLLNPTQNTLISHMARANPQWRHFTSSEVLVIFTGPHAYISPAWYATQPAVPTWNYTAVHAYGIPRIVTQHDRFAQMLHDLVEFYESGRPNRWNGQLPPEFRDGLMKGIVGIEIQITRLEGKFKLSQNRPQDAPGVIAMLEKSTDQTDRETAQMTKECL
- a CDS encoding DUF2309 domain-containing protein is translated as MKTATKPPHPAELTKEAFGKIAPFWPLKNLIAVNPLQGLEDRPIEEALKAGAASFQQADLPEEMLAVNRETIKWLQAFFDQGQATIAMPLRSQGLYAAWKQLAVHDSKLHGHNKDKQARLKALPESAEEAAADCLNRLGIEDDELATFATLMLTTLPGWAAYVKYRTEWAGLEADHAHPVTQTDYLAIRLVITSLLWPEAQGLLQWHAKALKKAEKAESPLVKMQAAEKGYRKPLLDKLAAQPIKPAHAPKAQMVFCIDVRSEPFRRALESTGDYQTLGFAGFFGVPVKITDAVTGDTHASCPVLLTPKHEVVESPCCCGHEELHAQRQGHERLSGFKRLYQSVKYTFTTPFALVEAMGMASGVWMGLRSLAPHAATKLRTAASGMIRKPAEVEPSLDSISTAEQCAYAEGALRTMGLTHSFAPVVVFCGHGSTTQNNAYATALDCGACGGRHGASNARILAGIMNRAEVRSHLAKQGIEIPEGTRFHAAEHNTTTDEVTLFGDANDAAIQKLREDLEKARQINSAERLKQMKVKNGNAHHAWLRAQDWAQVRPEWGLARNAAFIVAPRDITAGVNLEGRCFLHSYDYTQDSEGRALTVILTAPMVVAEWINTQYLFSTLDNVAYGGGSKITKNITGKMGIMQGNASDLMTGLPLQSVHLSDEEAYHEPQRLMAVVYAPRTMLDSIIQAQAVLQKLFGNGWVQMACIEPDDRTTYYLNRDLTWKPAL
- a CDS encoding GNAT family N-acetyltransferase, translated to MSNPHTAWHLTTASDASAPGCDLVRQWLREHNWAVNPAFMVQLQQPEHAAQPLILLTHCDDRVIGGLFAETQLSWLRISIMSVHPEHRSKGIGAALLAEAERLAYERGCKHAYVDTMDYQAPQFYLSNGFKQVGHIPDWDSHGHSKLYFTKQLPLHPPAEKGL
- a CDS encoding GNAT family N-acetyltransferase; translated protein: MKPQPAPQIFEGRFVTLTPLDVAADVAELHAISHVDETTRKLWRFMPRGPFSDVAEQAAFLREWQATPNVIAFTVRTSGTHQPLGSISLMSIRAEHGVAELGNIWYAPAAQRTKANTESCYLLLRYCFEKLGYRRMEWKCDARNEPSRNAALRLGFTFEGIFRQHMIIKGENRDTAWFAMLDHEWPQISAAMRKWLYVDDSVSLGRLIAESRSVQSGA
- a CDS encoding proton-conducting transporter transmembrane domain-containing protein, whose amino-acid sequence is MTHEQAEALLYPDPLAAIMVALVVFIGVCVGSFAGRYLKGDTRYRAFFIQLGLLVATLAVMVSANHLVVLLVAWMVSNLLLVRLMVHKTCWRAARASGVLAAKNYTLGAVCMAAAFGLLYQATGETSIQALLHKPNESSLIIPALVLLLVAAMTQSAIWPFHRWLTSSLNSPTPVSAIMHAGLVNGGGFLLARFAPLYLKHSGLLSVIFAAGIITALAGTLWKLMQSDVKRMLACSTMGQMGFMLAQCGLGLFPAAVAHLVWHGMFKAYLFLASGGAAQEKRLDPNYPPKLLSLICALICGVVGSLGFGYASGKSWSAGDSTLVLMVAAFLAASQFALPMLRQQPLKGLPLALAAAICAGLAYGGSVHLIVAQMETMELMKPQPLNGLHIAGCVVLAAAWLTMLMVRRNKTDSQVHEWAIKYYVTALNASQPHPSTVTTHRNHYQYQPTIQGA